In Mycobacterium sp. JS623, one genomic interval encodes:
- the ngg gene encoding N-acetylglutaminylglutamine synthetase — translation MTALDPDHSEAITLGLHDASPQHMVDAMADDVVVELGWGRLIFGQTFADPSKLAEVLRHEGQGRRDICMYAREPQVLVALAPAELFIDPSHTYRLRFSEEELTAAPTGFSVRTLQNAADADAMNRVYLRCGMVSAPVDVIWDNHLHRDAVDYLVAVRDDDGTIVGTVTGVDHQRLFSDPENGSSLWTLAVDPTSSLPGVGAALTRALATIYRDRGRAYMDLSVAHDNSAAIALYEKLGFTRVPVMAVKRKNAINEPLFTHPPETVDDLNPYARIIADEAMRRGIWVEVLDAEAGEMRLSHGGRSVVTRESLSEFTSAVAMARCDDKRLTRRLVAEAGIAVAKGRLATFDDEDYAFLDEVGDVVVKPTRGEQGKGITVGVDGHEELDAALARAREQHPDVLIEQRAPGDDLRLVVIDHKVVAAALRRPAEVIGTGHHTVRELIDAQSRRRAAATGGESRIPIDEVTEATVTEAGWSFSDVLPEGVRLRVRRTANLHQGGTIHDVTAEVNPELCAVAVTAADAIGIPVTGIDLLVPDVTGTDYVFIEANERPGLANHEPQPTAQAFVDFLFPQNPGLPQAWTPDQPPQ, via the coding sequence ATGACGGCTCTTGATCCCGACCATTCCGAGGCCATCACCCTCGGCCTGCACGATGCGTCGCCGCAGCACATGGTCGACGCGATGGCCGACGATGTCGTCGTCGAATTGGGTTGGGGCCGACTGATTTTCGGGCAGACGTTCGCCGACCCGAGCAAGCTCGCCGAGGTGCTGCGGCACGAGGGCCAAGGCAGGCGCGACATCTGCATGTACGCGCGCGAACCGCAGGTCCTCGTCGCGCTCGCACCCGCCGAGCTGTTCATCGACCCGAGCCACACTTATCGCCTGCGGTTCTCCGAGGAGGAGCTGACCGCGGCGCCCACCGGCTTTTCGGTGCGCACGCTGCAAAACGCCGCGGACGCCGACGCGATGAATCGGGTGTACCTGCGCTGCGGGATGGTATCGGCGCCCGTTGATGTCATCTGGGACAACCATCTTCATCGCGATGCGGTCGACTATCTCGTCGCGGTTCGCGATGACGACGGCACCATCGTGGGAACCGTAACGGGCGTCGACCATCAGCGACTGTTCTCCGATCCGGAGAACGGCTCGAGCCTGTGGACACTGGCGGTCGACCCGACGTCGAGCCTGCCCGGCGTTGGCGCGGCATTGACACGCGCGCTCGCCACGATCTATCGCGACCGCGGCCGGGCATACATGGATTTGTCTGTGGCGCATGATAATTCGGCCGCGATCGCGCTGTACGAGAAACTTGGCTTCACGCGGGTCCCGGTGATGGCGGTCAAACGCAAGAATGCGATCAACGAACCGCTGTTCACTCACCCGCCGGAGACCGTCGACGACCTCAATCCGTACGCACGCATCATCGCCGACGAAGCCATGCGTCGCGGCATTTGGGTGGAGGTGCTCGACGCCGAAGCCGGCGAGATGCGGCTGTCGCACGGCGGGCGCAGCGTCGTCACCCGAGAGTCGTTGTCGGAGTTCACATCTGCGGTGGCGATGGCCCGATGCGATGACAAACGACTGACCAGGCGCCTCGTCGCAGAGGCCGGTATCGCCGTCGCCAAAGGCAGATTGGCCACCTTCGACGACGAGGACTACGCGTTCCTCGACGAGGTCGGCGACGTCGTGGTCAAGCCCACCCGGGGCGAGCAGGGCAAGGGCATCACGGTCGGTGTCGACGGCCACGAGGAACTCGACGCCGCCCTGGCACGGGCGCGTGAGCAGCATCCCGACGTGCTCATCGAGCAGCGCGCGCCGGGCGACGATCTACGGCTGGTGGTGATCGACCACAAGGTGGTGGCCGCGGCGCTGCGGCGGCCCGCCGAAGTCATCGGCACCGGACACCACACCGTTCGCGAGCTGATCGATGCGCAGAGCCGGCGCCGCGCGGCGGCCACCGGTGGTGAATCCCGCATCCCCATCGACGAGGTCACCGAAGCGACGGTGACCGAAGCCGGTTGGTCGTTTTCCGATGTGTTGCCTGAAGGCGTGCGACTACGGGTTCGTCGGACCGCGAACCTGCATCAGGGCGGCACCATTCACGACGTCACCGCCGAGGTGAACCCGGAGTTGTGCGCGGTCGCGGTGACCGCCGCCGATGCGATTGGCATCCCCGTGACGGGCATCGACCTACTCGTTCCCGATGTGACCGGGACCGATTACGTGTTCATCGAGGCCAATGAGCGGCCCGGCCTGGCCAACCACGAGCCGCAGCCGACCGCGCAGGCGTTCGTCGACTTCCTGTTCCCGCAGAATCCGGGCCTGCCGCAGGCGTGGACGCCCGATCAGCCGCCGCAGTAA
- a CDS encoding SDR family oxidoreductase has product MAEFSGREILVTGASGGIGAATVRKLTTQGATVYAAGRDAEKLTTLANQTGATPVVFDLTSETEIREGVSGLDLWGVVNCGGFGGEIATPQDTDIAVFDEVISINARGSLLVIKYATPGMIARGVGGSIVNVSSQASLVALPGHISYGSSKAALDNITRVAALELGRHNIRVNSVNPTVVMTEMSAHYWGRAEVGPPFLQQMPLGRWATEDEIASPICFLLSDDASMITGVSLPVDGGYSCR; this is encoded by the coding sequence ATGGCTGAATTCAGCGGACGCGAGATCCTGGTGACCGGTGCCAGTGGTGGCATCGGCGCGGCGACGGTTCGAAAACTCACGACGCAGGGTGCGACGGTGTATGCGGCGGGCCGCGACGCCGAGAAGTTGACCACCCTGGCCAACCAGACCGGGGCCACGCCGGTCGTGTTCGACCTGACGTCCGAGACCGAGATCCGCGAGGGCGTCTCGGGCCTCGACCTGTGGGGTGTGGTGAATTGCGGTGGTTTCGGCGGAGAGATCGCGACGCCCCAAGACACCGATATCGCCGTGTTCGACGAGGTGATCAGCATCAATGCACGAGGAAGCCTGCTCGTCATCAAGTACGCAACTCCCGGAATGATCGCCCGCGGCGTGGGCGGATCCATCGTGAACGTCTCCAGCCAAGCGAGTTTGGTGGCGTTGCCGGGCCACATCTCCTACGGGTCGTCCAAGGCGGCGCTCGACAACATCACCCGCGTGGCCGCGCTCGAACTGGGTAGGCACAACATCCGCGTCAACAGCGTGAACCCGACCGTGGTCATGACCGAGATGTCCGCGCACTACTGGGGTCGCGCCGAGGTCGGTCCGCCGTTCCTGCAGCAGATGCCGCTGGGGCGGTGGGCTACCGAGGACGAGATCGCGTCGCCCATCTGTTTCCTGCTCAGCGATGACGCCTCGATGATCACCGGAGTATCGCTGCCGGTGGATGGCGGCTATTCCTGTCGCTAG
- a CDS encoding LacI family DNA-binding transcriptional regulator, translated as MATMRDVAHRAGVSAKTVSRVVNNDRYVSADVRERVERAIDELQYVPNMLAVTFRSGRDAAIGVAVPGVADPFFASIIGAVEREASRRGVAVIVTAVGWEPSHEQQSIEAVLKRQVAGMIICPVGRDMSYLRPWQKRTPLVFVDREPGRLTADTVLQDDVGGGYDAARHLISHGHRAIAFMGDDTVTGLLRLKGLQNALDEAGLPQRPDLTHVGAIDASTLTAELRRMLVAPGPPSAVFSSNARVTIAIVTALQTLRRKDIGIVGFGDFPTAAALKPAVTVIHQDGDEMGRFAADRLFTRLDHPTRRLRRQTILPVSLVTRASCAMPGERVRAGHPDVVSPAAS; from the coding sequence ATGGCGACCATGCGCGATGTAGCGCACCGGGCGGGGGTGAGCGCCAAGACGGTTTCGCGCGTGGTCAACAACGACCGTTACGTCTCCGCGGACGTCCGGGAACGAGTCGAGCGGGCGATCGACGAGCTGCAATACGTGCCCAACATGCTCGCTGTGACCTTTCGTAGCGGTCGCGACGCAGCCATCGGCGTCGCGGTACCCGGCGTCGCCGACCCGTTCTTCGCCAGCATCATCGGCGCCGTCGAGCGCGAGGCGAGCAGGCGAGGCGTCGCGGTCATCGTGACCGCCGTCGGCTGGGAGCCCTCGCACGAGCAACAGTCGATCGAAGCCGTCTTGAAGCGTCAGGTCGCGGGAATGATCATCTGCCCCGTCGGCAGGGACATGTCGTACCTGCGGCCATGGCAGAAGCGCACCCCACTGGTGTTCGTCGACCGGGAACCGGGCCGGCTGACCGCCGACACCGTACTGCAGGACGACGTCGGCGGTGGGTATGACGCTGCGCGGCACCTGATTTCGCACGGACATCGGGCCATCGCCTTCATGGGTGACGACACCGTGACGGGGCTGTTGCGGCTCAAGGGTTTACAGAATGCGCTGGACGAGGCCGGTCTGCCGCAACGCCCCGACCTCACACATGTCGGCGCCATCGACGCGTCGACGTTGACGGCCGAGTTGCGTCGCATGCTGGTTGCACCGGGCCCGCCGAGCGCGGTGTTCTCATCGAACGCCCGCGTCACGATAGCCATCGTTACGGCACTGCAGACATTGCGGCGCAAGGACATTGGAATAGTGGGCTTCGGCGACTTTCCCACCGCCGCGGCGTTGAAACCCGCTGTCACGGTCATCCATCAGGACGGCGACGAGATGGGACGTTTTGCCGCCGACCGGCTCTTCACGCGACTGGACCATCCCACCCGGCGACTGCGAAGGCAGACAATTCTGCCGGTTTCACTCGTGACGCGGGCATCGTGTGCGATGCCCGGCGAAAGGGTGCGCGCCGGACACCCGGACGTGGTCAGCCCCGCAGCGTCGTGA
- a CDS encoding ABC transporter permease: MSTLANRQAAVEQDEFDGSQSVLKRIVGLQAFWILGVLIVICLFFTVIAGDRFLSAGNFSLISQNVAVWAVLGVGMTFVIITSGIDLSVGSVLVFSSVVAAKVMEALGGNGFGVAAAGVAAAILSGMAWGVVNGVLVALAKVPALIVTLGTLSVALGLAQVFTGGIDIRSVPSELTDFSAYTKIVGVPGLPFVALVVIVLGGILLHKTRFGRYTYAIGSNEEAARRTGIKVTRHLVAVYALAGTLAGLGALLSLAQYGTTTIAGQSLTNLNVIAAVVIGGTSIFGGFGTIFGTVVGLFIPAVLQSGFVIIGVQPFWQGVAVGSVLIAAVYVDQTRRAAAMRSARSRGLFKRNGSKRKESQ; the protein is encoded by the coding sequence ATGAGCACTCTCGCCAACCGGCAGGCCGCCGTCGAGCAGGACGAATTCGACGGTTCGCAATCGGTGCTGAAACGCATTGTCGGACTTCAAGCCTTCTGGATTCTCGGCGTCCTCATCGTCATCTGTCTGTTCTTCACGGTGATCGCGGGTGATCGTTTTCTCTCGGCGGGCAACTTTTCGCTGATTTCGCAGAACGTCGCCGTCTGGGCCGTGCTCGGTGTCGGGATGACGTTCGTGATCATCACCTCGGGCATCGACCTGTCCGTCGGTTCGGTATTGGTGTTCTCGTCGGTGGTCGCCGCCAAGGTGATGGAAGCCTTGGGCGGCAATGGATTTGGCGTGGCTGCTGCAGGCGTCGCAGCGGCGATCCTGTCAGGCATGGCGTGGGGCGTCGTCAACGGTGTGCTGGTCGCCCTCGCCAAGGTGCCCGCCTTGATCGTCACCCTGGGCACGCTGTCGGTCGCCCTCGGGCTCGCGCAGGTCTTCACCGGAGGTATTGACATCCGCTCGGTGCCCAGCGAACTGACTGATTTCAGCGCCTATACGAAGATAGTGGGCGTCCCTGGTCTGCCTTTCGTCGCGCTGGTGGTGATCGTTCTCGGCGGCATCCTGCTGCACAAGACAAGGTTCGGCCGCTACACGTATGCCATCGGCAGCAACGAGGAGGCCGCGCGTAGGACCGGCATCAAGGTGACTAGACACCTGGTGGCCGTCTACGCCCTTGCGGGCACGCTGGCCGGACTCGGCGCGCTGCTCTCACTCGCCCAGTACGGCACGACGACGATCGCGGGCCAGTCGCTGACGAACCTGAACGTCATTGCGGCCGTGGTCATCGGCGGCACCTCGATCTTCGGCGGCTTCGGCACCATCTTCGGCACCGTCGTCGGCCTGTTCATCCCCGCGGTGCTGCAATCCGGGTTCGTCATCATCGGCGTCCAACCCTTCTGGCAGGGCGTCGCGGTCGGCTCGGTGCTCATCGCCGCCGTCTACGTCGACCAAACACGCCGCGCCGCGGCGATGCGCAGTGCGCGGTCTCGGGGCCTCTTCAAACGCAACGGGTCGAAACGAAAGGAAAGCCAGTGA
- a CDS encoding ABC transporter substrate-binding protein → MNRKRVTGAMGVVVLTLSIASCTSFKPQSSGSGQTSGDAKPAAAATTVTPPPKATKDYNIQLLQGVIGDQFYITMQCGAQEEAAKLGVTVKTQGPQKFDPTLQKPILDSIVAGRPDALLVAPTDVQAMQQPLEQAAAAGIKVVLVDTTTNDPSYAASSIASDNEGGGKAAFDAIKQLHPEGGKVMVMNVDPGISTTDARAKGFEDAVKADGKFTYVGAQYSHDDPATAAQLVGAQLQKDPDLVGIFATNIFSAEGSATGVKQAGKSGQVKIVGFDAGPNQIQALKDGTVQALVAQEPGIIGKYGVDEAVTALDGGQNTKKVQTGFTIITQENLNGEGGAAAYKSSC, encoded by the coding sequence GTGAACCGTAAGCGAGTGACCGGTGCGATGGGCGTGGTGGTGCTCACGCTGTCGATAGCGAGTTGTACCTCCTTCAAGCCGCAGTCGAGCGGATCCGGCCAAACCTCAGGCGACGCAAAACCTGCTGCCGCCGCGACCACAGTCACGCCGCCACCCAAGGCCACCAAGGACTACAACATCCAACTCCTGCAGGGTGTGATCGGCGACCAGTTCTACATCACGATGCAGTGCGGCGCGCAAGAAGAGGCGGCCAAGCTCGGCGTCACCGTGAAGACGCAAGGCCCGCAGAAGTTCGACCCGACATTGCAGAAGCCGATCCTGGATTCAATCGTCGCAGGCCGGCCCGATGCGCTGCTGGTCGCGCCCACCGACGTTCAGGCCATGCAGCAGCCGCTCGAGCAGGCCGCCGCGGCCGGTATCAAGGTGGTGCTCGTCGACACCACGACAAACGACCCGTCCTATGCGGCGTCGTCGATCGCCAGTGACAACGAGGGCGGCGGCAAGGCTGCGTTCGACGCGATCAAGCAATTGCATCCCGAGGGCGGCAAGGTGATGGTGATGAACGTCGATCCCGGCATCTCCACCACCGATGCGCGCGCGAAGGGTTTCGAGGACGCGGTCAAGGCCGACGGCAAGTTCACCTACGTCGGCGCGCAGTACAGCCACGACGACCCGGCGACCGCGGCACAACTCGTCGGCGCCCAGCTGCAAAAGGACCCGGATCTCGTCGGCATCTTCGCCACGAACATCTTCTCCGCCGAAGGCTCGGCTACCGGCGTCAAGCAGGCCGGCAAGAGCGGCCAGGTGAAGATCGTCGGCTTCGACGCCGGCCCGAACCAGATCCAGGCGCTGAAGGACGGCACCGTGCAGGCCCTCGTCGCGCAGGAGCCCGGGATCATCGGTAAATACGGCGTCGACGAGGCGGTGACGGCTCTCGATGGTGGCCAGAACACCAAGAAGGTGCAGACCGGCTTCACCATCATCACGCAGGAGAACCTCAACGGCGAAGGCGGTGCGGCGGCCTACAAGTCGAGCTGCTGA
- a CDS encoding class I mannose-6-phosphate isomerase produces MRPQLLPPNVVRHWYSGGPKLAAWRGLPPAGDHSPEEWVGATVSRFGAPDLGPARLADGTLLREAVCADPTAWLGRDDGVPGDTGVLVKLLHAGQRLPVHVHPTREYASRHLGCPYGKTEAWYILEADADAAVWVGWREEVGQDRLSRFVETQDAEAMLSLMHRVPVRPGDGVLVPGGTPHAIGAGILLVEAQEPTDQSILLERTNTTASDDEIFLGLTRDVALSVVEATAVPDIATLTRHTGPDIAGLVEVLPEAADPFFRMQLLTPGVEVPAGFAVAVVLSGAGALKAAHGEAVDVERGQTLVVPAAAGDWAVGGDARLLVCRPGTSWPPNGKGDIA; encoded by the coding sequence GTGCGACCCCAGCTCCTGCCTCCCAATGTGGTGCGGCATTGGTATTCGGGCGGGCCGAAACTGGCCGCGTGGCGCGGTCTGCCTCCGGCCGGTGACCACTCGCCGGAAGAATGGGTGGGCGCGACGGTGTCGCGCTTCGGTGCGCCGGACCTCGGACCCGCGAGGTTGGCCGACGGCACGCTGTTGCGCGAAGCGGTTTGCGCGGACCCCACGGCTTGGCTCGGGCGCGACGATGGAGTCCCCGGCGACACCGGTGTGCTGGTCAAGCTGCTGCACGCCGGCCAGCGTCTTCCCGTCCATGTGCATCCGACGCGCGAGTACGCCTCGCGCCATCTCGGCTGCCCCTACGGAAAGACCGAGGCGTGGTACATCCTGGAAGCGGACGCCGATGCCGCGGTGTGGGTCGGATGGCGCGAAGAGGTCGGCCAGGACCGGCTCTCGCGTTTCGTCGAGACGCAGGATGCCGAGGCGATGCTTTCGCTCATGCACCGGGTACCCGTGCGACCGGGCGACGGTGTGCTGGTGCCGGGCGGAACCCCGCACGCGATCGGCGCAGGCATCCTTCTCGTCGAGGCGCAGGAACCCACCGACCAGTCAATCCTGTTGGAGCGCACCAACACTACGGCCTCCGACGACGAAATCTTTCTCGGGCTCACCCGCGACGTTGCGTTATCGGTCGTCGAGGCGACAGCAGTACCCGATATCGCGACGCTGACGCGGCACACGGGCCCCGACATCGCCGGTCTCGTCGAGGTGCTACCGGAAGCGGCGGACCCGTTCTTCCGCATGCAGCTCCTGACGCCCGGCGTCGAAGTACCTGCGGGATTCGCGGTCGCCGTCGTGCTGTCCGGAGCGGGCGCGCTGAAAGCCGCGCACGGCGAGGCCGTCGACGTCGAACGCGGCCAAACGCTCGTCGTCCCAGCGGCTGCGGGGGACTGGGCCGTCGGCGGTGACGCGCGGCTGCTGGTCTGCAGGCCCGGCACCAGTTGGCCGCCAAATGGTAAGGGAGACATCGCATGA
- a CDS encoding HAD-IA family hydrolase, which yields MTEIDVVRLRVDGLLLDCDGVLVDSHNAAAVAWNSWAKRWAPDFDFHRDVEHGRRIADLVAELVSAPGDVAEATAELIQGELDHAADVMAIPGARQLLESSPRGRWAVVTSEGRAIATARMASAGLVRADVLVTSEDVERGKPFPDPYLLAAQRLGISPDRCAVFEDAPAGIAAARAAGVRTVVGVGPDAATDDVTAAVPDLRGVRFDGQCLLLGS from the coding sequence GTGACCGAGATCGACGTTGTGCGCCTGCGCGTGGACGGGCTTCTGCTCGACTGCGATGGTGTCCTCGTCGACTCTCACAACGCCGCGGCCGTCGCGTGGAACTCGTGGGCCAAGCGGTGGGCACCGGATTTCGACTTCCACCGTGATGTCGAGCATGGCAGGCGAATCGCCGACCTGGTGGCTGAATTGGTAAGTGCGCCAGGCGATGTCGCTGAGGCCACCGCGGAGCTGATTCAAGGCGAGCTGGATCACGCCGCCGACGTCATGGCGATACCTGGCGCACGACAACTTCTCGAGTCCAGCCCTCGGGGGCGCTGGGCAGTGGTCACCTCCGAAGGCCGGGCGATCGCCACCGCGCGCATGGCGTCGGCCGGCCTCGTTCGCGCGGACGTTCTGGTGACCAGCGAGGACGTCGAACGGGGGAAACCGTTCCCCGATCCGTATTTGCTCGCCGCGCAACGCCTTGGCATATCCCCCGATCGGTGCGCGGTGTTCGAGGACGCACCCGCAGGAATAGCGGCCGCGCGCGCCGCGGGTGTCCGCACCGTCGTCGGTGTCGGCCCCGACGCAGCGACCGACGATGTCACTGCCGCCGTCCCGGATCTGCGCGGCGTCCGCTTCGACGGCCAGTGTCTGCTCCTCGGTAGCTAG
- a CDS encoding alpha/beta fold hydrolase: MPSTMVTVDGIPVPVDVAGPDKGSVVVVLGAAHHAPSAYEAICQRLHTASLRTIVIGPDPRLTAKSVIDILDSLDVRWALLVGDRIGGELAWELAATRLDRFIGLVVIDRGHPRVADLTGVIRDEHCPPVEMNTTALVSTPAARAVAKASQRYVYGDFRLVDLLGRRNAQESTAQLAAEIVMRTSTW; encoded by the coding sequence ATGCCTTCCACCATGGTGACCGTCGACGGGATTCCCGTGCCGGTCGACGTCGCGGGCCCCGACAAGGGCTCCGTCGTAGTGGTACTCGGCGCGGCGCATCACGCGCCGTCGGCCTATGAGGCGATATGCCAGCGGCTGCACACCGCGTCGCTGCGGACCATCGTGATCGGCCCGGATCCGCGGCTGACCGCCAAATCCGTCATCGACATCCTCGACTCGCTCGATGTGCGCTGGGCGCTGCTGGTCGGTGATCGCATCGGCGGCGAACTTGCCTGGGAGCTGGCCGCCACCCGATTGGACCGCTTCATAGGGTTGGTGGTGATCGATCGAGGCCATCCGCGCGTCGCCGACCTGACCGGGGTCATCCGCGACGAGCACTGTCCGCCGGTCGAGATGAACACGACTGCGCTGGTCAGCACCCCTGCCGCGCGGGCCGTGGCCAAGGCCAGCCAGCGCTACGTGTACGGCGACTTCCGGCTCGTGGACCTGCTCGGCAGACGCAACGCCCAGGAGTCGACCGCCCAGCTGGCCGCCGAGATCGTCATGCGCACCAGCACCTGGTAG
- a CDS encoding ATP-binding cassette domain-containing protein, whose translation MTALLEARAVSRSFGHVRALDRADFDICPGEVVGLVGDNGAGKSTLIKALSGSLELDEGEIYFDGEPVRLSSPRHANDLGIEVVYQDLALAPHLNPVQNVFLGREIARKGFLGHLGFMDEKEMRRQAAASFKELGATVRSLNSPVGSMSGGQRQGIAIARAIAWADKVVILDEPTAALGVVQTQNVLESVKRVRDKGIAVIFISHSMPHVLEVCDRIQVLRLGRRVATYPGHTTTVETLVGAMTGALDTKEGAA comes from the coding sequence ATGACCGCGTTGCTGGAAGCACGCGCCGTCTCACGCAGCTTCGGCCACGTCCGCGCGCTGGACAGGGCGGACTTCGACATCTGTCCCGGTGAGGTGGTCGGCTTGGTCGGCGACAACGGCGCAGGCAAGTCGACGCTCATCAAGGCGTTGTCCGGCAGCCTCGAGCTGGATGAGGGCGAGATCTATTTCGACGGTGAGCCGGTGCGCCTGTCGTCGCCGCGGCACGCCAACGACCTCGGCATCGAGGTGGTGTACCAGGACTTGGCCCTCGCCCCGCACCTCAACCCTGTCCAAAACGTCTTCTTGGGTCGGGAGATCGCCCGCAAGGGTTTCCTGGGCCACCTCGGCTTCATGGACGAAAAGGAGATGCGCCGCCAGGCCGCTGCGTCGTTCAAGGAGCTCGGCGCGACGGTGCGGTCGTTGAATTCGCCCGTCGGCTCGATGTCTGGTGGCCAGCGTCAAGGCATAGCCATCGCAAGGGCCATCGCCTGGGCAGACAAAGTTGTCATCCTCGACGAACCGACCGCGGCGCTTGGCGTAGTCCAGACCCAGAATGTCCTTGAGTCGGTGAAGCGGGTGCGCGACAAGGGAATTGCAGTGATATTCATCAGCCACTCGATGCCGCACGTACTCGAAGTGTGCGACCGCATCCAGGTGCTGCGTCTCGGACGGCGCGTCGCCACGTACCCAGGCCACACCACGACGGTCGAAACGTTGGTCGGCGCCATGACCGGAGCCCTCGACACGAAAGAGGGTGCGGCATGA